In Fimbriiglobus ruber, a genomic segment contains:
- a CDS encoding Gfo/Idh/MocA family protein, with protein sequence MLSRRTFLGAAAAAPIVLSRASAADKPSDRIALGFIGIGIQGRGHLGGFLGDPAVEVVALCDVVKERLDNAGQMVEKRYADRVKSGAFKGAKSYTDFRKLLDHPGLDAVLIATPDHWHAITCIHAAKAGKHIFCEKPLTQNVAEGRAVVAAVNKSKVVFQTGSQQRTEFGGHFRKAVEYVWNGRIGKLKTIRIGVGGPAVPCDLPTQEVPVGTDWDSWLGPAPERGYNEILCPKGVHKHFPAWRNYQEYAGGGLADMGAHHFDIAQWAMKMDRSGPVEVIPPEDPKKTSGLKYVYANGVVMIHNEFEGSEKADCVFEGTEGKILVGRSGIKSLPESILKEPLGDTAERVYPATGGHHKNWTDCVKSGKPTICTAETGHRSATICHLGNIGYRLHRKLKWDPEKEQFASDAKANKELIREPRAKWAI encoded by the coding sequence TTGCTCTCCCGCCGTACTTTTCTCGGGGCCGCCGCTGCTGCCCCGATCGTCCTCTCACGGGCGTCGGCCGCGGACAAGCCGTCCGACCGCATCGCCCTCGGCTTCATCGGCATCGGCATCCAGGGCCGCGGCCACCTGGGCGGCTTCCTGGGCGACCCGGCCGTCGAGGTCGTCGCCCTGTGCGACGTGGTCAAGGAACGGCTCGACAACGCCGGCCAGATGGTCGAGAAGCGGTACGCCGACCGGGTGAAGTCCGGGGCGTTCAAGGGCGCCAAGTCGTACACCGACTTCCGCAAACTCCTCGATCACCCGGGCCTGGACGCCGTCCTCATCGCCACCCCGGACCACTGGCACGCCATCACGTGCATCCACGCGGCCAAGGCCGGGAAGCATATCTTCTGCGAGAAACCACTGACCCAGAACGTCGCCGAGGGGCGGGCGGTTGTGGCGGCGGTAAACAAGTCCAAGGTCGTGTTCCAGACCGGAAGCCAGCAGCGGACGGAGTTCGGCGGCCACTTCCGCAAGGCCGTCGAATACGTGTGGAACGGCCGCATCGGCAAGCTCAAGACGATCCGCATCGGCGTCGGCGGGCCGGCCGTCCCGTGCGACCTGCCGACGCAGGAGGTTCCGGTCGGGACCGACTGGGACTCCTGGCTCGGGCCGGCCCCGGAGCGCGGCTACAACGAAATCCTCTGCCCCAAAGGGGTTCACAAACACTTCCCGGCATGGCGGAACTACCAGGAATACGCCGGCGGCGGGTTGGCCGACATGGGCGCGCACCACTTCGACATCGCCCAGTGGGCGATGAAGATGGACAGGTCCGGGCCGGTCGAGGTGATCCCGCCGGAGGACCCGAAGAAGACGTCCGGCCTGAAGTACGTTTACGCCAACGGCGTGGTGATGATTCACAACGAATTCGAGGGTAGCGAGAAGGCGGACTGCGTGTTCGAGGGGACGGAGGGGAAGATCCTGGTCGGCCGGAGCGGAATCAAGAGCCTGCCCGAATCGATTCTCAAGGAACCGCTCGGGGACACGGCCGAACGCGTCTACCCGGCCACCGGCGGCCACCACAAGAACTGGACCGATTGCGTGAAGTCCGGCAAGCCGACGATCTGCACGGCCGAGACCGGCCACCGGTCGGCGACCATCTGCCACCTGGGCAACATCGGCTACCGGCTACACCGCAAATTGAAGTGGGACCCGGAGAAAGAACAGTTCGCGAGCGACGCCAAGGCAAACAAGGAGCTCATCCGCGAACCCCGTGCGAAGTGGGCAATCTGA
- a CDS encoding RNA polymerase sigma factor, with product MLTTSPTLLDRLRLPNQPEAWARFVHLYTPLMLTWAQRQGLQEADAADLAQDVLIKLVRLLPTYEKGNGQSFRGWLNRVTANQCRDFRRRRATRALPTADGLSGADDESPVAELEEVEYRQAIVRRGLELIRPDFSEKTWKAFTGLMLDGRTAAEVATQLGMTENAVYMARHKVLTRLREEIGGLIE from the coding sequence ATGTTGACGACTTCACCCACGCTCCTCGACCGTCTCCGGCTACCGAACCAGCCCGAAGCCTGGGCTCGGTTCGTCCACCTTTACACCCCCCTCATGTTGACCTGGGCACAGCGGCAAGGTCTGCAAGAAGCGGACGCCGCCGACCTGGCCCAAGACGTTCTCATCAAACTGGTTCGCTTACTCCCGACCTACGAGAAAGGGAACGGCCAGTCCTTTCGCGGGTGGCTGAATCGCGTCACCGCCAACCAGTGCCGCGATTTCCGCCGCCGGCGAGCGACCCGAGCGCTACCGACCGCCGACGGATTGTCTGGCGCTGATGACGAGTCACCGGTCGCGGAGTTGGAGGAAGTCGAATACCGACAAGCGATTGTTCGGCGGGGCTTGGAGCTGATCCGGCCGGACTTCAGCGAGAAGACATGGAAGGCGTTCACCGGCTTGATGCTGGACGGCCGGACCGCCGCCGAGGTCGCGACTCAACTCGGAATGACCGAAAACGCCGTCTACATGGCGAGACACAAAGTCTTGACCCGATTACGAGAGGAAATAGGGGGACTGATCGAGTAA